AAGTAGATGCAATGCGATAGCCACGCTTTTTCAGAGCATGAAAACATTCTGCGGCCGAGTTCCATAGCTCAATGTCGAGCCATTTCTCAGCACCCATGCTCACATGCCTATTGTCTCTATACCTGCAGCAGTCAAGAGGGATCTTCAGTAGTGGTAGACCAACTTCAATCCAAAAGCAATAACACATGAATCGTTAAGTAGGAACCGAGCTAGTAGCATTTTTCGTAAATTTGGGTTCTCCTTTTCACCTCAGCACCTTTTGTTGGCCTCGCAGGAGATGACGTGCACTGACTGGACGCCGAGGGCGTCGGCGGACCGGAAGGCCGCGGAGACGTTGCCGAAGTCGGAGAGGCCCTCGACGACGAGGCAGACGGAGTAGCTCCTGCTCTTGACGGCGTGGCGGATCCGGTCCCGGCGCGGCTCGAGGATGTAGGGctccagcacctccaccacctcctGGCTGGTCACCTCCACGCCCCCCGCTCCCCGGAACGCGTCCAGGTACGGGAACCACCTCCCCCTTCCCGGCGCCGGGCCGTCGGCGTCGGCGCGGCGCTGCAGCTTCATGAGGCGGCTcatccggccgccgccgccgccgccgcccggggaGGTGGGCTTCGGGGCGAGGAGGTGCTCGACGGTGTCGACGCCCTCGTAGGGGTCGGCGTCCGCGTCGGCatcaggggcggcggcggcggtggagaggGAGGAGGCGCGGAGGAGGTGGCCGGAGCTGAGGTGAaggccgccgaggaggaggcggaggggaGGATGCGTGGGTCTGGAGCGCGGGTAGTAGGGGGCGAAGGCGTAGGCCAGCGAGGAGAAGGATAGCGTTCTAGCGGCCATTGCTGCAGGGGAGTTTCAGGTTTTGGTGGTTTTGGGAGGCTCTGATTTCTGAACCCAGATGCGATGCGAACGGGAAGAAGGCCTTCCCAACTCAACTTTCTGCACTGCAGGAGGATTGTCACCCCGGCCGATAGATGGTTCCGCGCGGACGGCTAGGATGTGTAGCACTGCCGACATTTGGAACTGCATATCGCAGACATTTCGCATAACACGAGTATGTGAACAATTTAGAGCACGTCTAACGCATCTCTTAAAAGGCctaaacccgtataataaccatCGGAATACGGGTTTGAGCTCCATccggccgtctagcagaccccataAAAATGGTCCCCGCTCCGATTTTTGCTGGTTTCGATTACGGGGTGGGTCTttgccccctacttgtgcggggtgggagcggggatagaGGGCCAAACCGGTATCCTCCCCTCCACTGCGCGCGAAGGGTTTCGCTGAAGCCAACCGCCGCCGCCTGATCTCCTCCGCTCCGCCCTTCCCGGCCGGATCCCGCTGCCATGGATCGTCCGCAAAGGCCGGCTACCGCCGGCGATGCACCTCCTT
This region of Lolium perenne isolate Kyuss_39 chromosome 2, Kyuss_2.0, whole genome shotgun sequence genomic DNA includes:
- the LOC127332783 gene encoding uncharacterized protein produces the protein MAARTLSFSSLAYAFAPYYPRSRPTHPPLRLLLGGLHLSSGHLLRASSLSTAAAAPDADADADPYEGVDTVEHLLAPKPTSPGGGGGGGRMSRLMKLQRRADADGPAPGRGRWFPYLDAFRGAGGVEVTSQEVVEVLEPYILEPRRDRIRHAVKSRSYSVCLVVEGLSDFGNVSAAFRSADALGVQSVHVISCEANKRYRDNRHVSMGAEKWLDIELWNSAAECFHALKKRGYRIASTCLGTDSVSVYDMDWSHPTAIVVGNETMGISDVALKLSDLHCCVPMKGMVDSFNVSVAAGILMHHAVCDRVSRLGQHSDLSPEENRILLAEFYLRHRESTTTVIHEYAKRKADNVVAKL